One window from the genome of Phycisphaerales bacterium encodes:
- a CDS encoding PEP-CTERM sorting domain-containing protein, with translation MTRAIALTVLAAAASAPAQTTRIDVNVDSGAVFPGSTATVILSAAFDPGDYAVAGIQTDLLASAPVDLGDAWSDLQLVSPMDGPGTTAGIASGATVTGVIAGQLNFPTAGIYADPTNPITFWRATFTAPASVPGPYFVDLSTSTSRFDVYVERGAARSESRLDVLAEGVGGIPVLPAPGSMAVLGLGLVAAARRRR, from the coding sequence ATGACCCGTGCCATCGCCCTGACCGTCCTCGCCGCGGCCGCCAGCGCGCCCGCCCAGACGACCCGGATCGACGTTAACGTCGACTCGGGCGCGGTGTTCCCCGGCAGCACCGCCACCGTGATCCTCAGCGCCGCCTTCGATCCCGGCGACTACGCGGTCGCGGGCATCCAGACCGACCTGCTCGCCAGCGCGCCGGTCGATCTCGGCGACGCCTGGAGCGACCTGCAGCTCGTCTCCCCGATGGATGGACCCGGGACCACGGCGGGCATCGCGTCGGGGGCCACCGTCACGGGCGTCATCGCGGGGCAGCTCAACTTCCCGACCGCAGGGATCTACGCCGACCCAACGAATCCGATCACGTTCTGGCGGGCAACGTTCACGGCGCCGGCCAGCGTGCCCGGACCCTACTTCGTCGACCTTTCGACGAGCACCAGCCGCTTCGACGTCTACGTGGAGCGGGGCGCCGCTCGCAGCGAGTCGCGCCTCGACGTCCTCGCCGAGGGCGTCGGCGGCATCCCGGTCCTCCCGGCGCCCGGCAGCATGGCGGTGCTGGGCCTGGGCCTCGTCGCGGCCGCGCGCCGCCGCCGCTAG
- a CDS encoding Xaa-Pro peptidase family protein, translated as MAKKPTAAAAPPYAPITADEYKKRRQKVAKLLKDRVGLVFAGEHSASLRGDWEPSVEFYYLTGIADEPGAVLLLDPSHPNPRRREVLMFRSRDPEDEAWHGIREGLSPQLRDRLGVGTVFRTNRLNWLVTEAAGRSGKLATLHEPRPAPAGVNQDLVAYRLAAERVPGVSIESAWREFYQLIAAKSPAERKLIQGAVDATMAGVRAAAREMKPGASEGAVIRTLQATFAEHGGEGNAFNPIAGSGVNATVLHYGANDRIMEDGDMLVLDSGTKMGGYCADITRTFPVNGKFNSTQADAYELVLKAMKASIKACTPGTWMHDVDAAAREIIDKAGYGHAFYHGIGHHLGISVHDVDPKTPLAKDAIVTIEPGLYLPEENIGIRIEDDIHVTANGPKNMSSKLPVDRKGVEGLMKG; from the coding sequence ATGGCCAAGAAACCGACCGCTGCCGCCGCCCCTCCGTACGCCCCCATCACCGCCGACGAGTACAAGAAGCGCCGCCAGAAGGTCGCCAAGCTGCTCAAGGACCGCGTGGGCCTGGTCTTCGCCGGCGAGCACAGCGCGTCGCTGCGCGGCGACTGGGAGCCATCGGTCGAGTTCTACTACCTGACGGGCATCGCCGACGAGCCCGGGGCGGTGCTGCTGCTCGACCCCAGCCACCCCAACCCGCGGCGGCGCGAGGTCCTCATGTTCCGCAGCCGCGACCCCGAGGACGAGGCGTGGCACGGCATCCGCGAGGGGCTGAGCCCGCAGCTGCGCGATCGGCTGGGCGTCGGGACCGTCTTCCGCACGAATCGCCTGAACTGGCTGGTGACCGAGGCCGCCGGCCGCTCGGGCAAGCTCGCCACGCTGCACGAGCCCCGGCCCGCGCCGGCGGGCGTGAACCAGGACCTGGTCGCGTACCGCCTCGCGGCCGAGCGCGTGCCGGGGGTGTCGATCGAGTCGGCCTGGCGCGAGTTCTACCAGCTCATCGCCGCCAAGAGCCCGGCCGAGCGGAAGCTCATCCAGGGCGCCGTCGATGCGACGATGGCGGGCGTGCGCGCGGCGGCCAGGGAAATGAAGCCGGGCGCGAGCGAGGGCGCGGTCATCCGCACGCTGCAGGCGACGTTCGCCGAGCACGGCGGCGAGGGCAACGCGTTCAACCCCATCGCCGGCTCGGGCGTCAACGCGACCGTGCTGCACTACGGCGCCAACGACCGCATCATGGAAGACGGCGACATGCTCGTGCTCGATTCGGGCACCAAGATGGGCGGCTACTGCGCCGACATCACGCGGACGTTCCCGGTCAATGGAAAATTCAACAGCACGCAGGCCGACGCGTACGAGTTGGTCTTGAAGGCCATGAAGGCGAGCATCAAGGCGTGCACGCCCGGCACGTGGATGCACGACGTCGACGCCGCCGCCCGCGAGATCATCGACAAGGCCGGCTACGGCCACGCGTTCTACCACGGCATCGGCCACCACCTGGGCATCTCGGTGCACGACGTCGACCCCAAGACCCCCCTGGCCAAGGACGCCATCGTGACCATCGAGCCAGGGCTCTACCTGCCCGAGGAGAACATCGGCATCAGGATCGAGGACGACATTCACGTCACGGCCAACGGGCCGAAGAACATGAGCTCGAAGCTGCCGGTGGATCGCAAGGGGGTCGAGGGGCTCATGAAGGGCTGA
- a CDS encoding glycosyltransferase family 4 protein, producing MLLISREYPPFVGGGIGTYTVRMARALAGQGREPVVVTVGDCDEPTVEDDAGVRVARLSFLDYVEDQPDWAGPRRSILESPMGPACHAAFWAFHRESVLAMQLRHYLPWLLETFDPPAIEAPDTGALLWFILNERRLGRGPLANRTNGPPIIVHLHSPTAWIEELQGGQQSGRAMAELRSMERDVLRWADGVACPSRMLADWTRAWEPGVGTIEVTPYPLGEPVDIDGPLPAGGDALFVGRMERRKGFDTLAEALGRLGADAPPLRIAGRDTFDWVADEMFGETAIQRHCQGLDVRVLGELPPDELAEQRSASGIAVVPSPNDNFPNTCMEAMAAGQVVVAANAGGMAEMIEDGVSGLLFDAGDASGLSGQLERAADMSVRERAVMGHAARRRISELCGDGHVIPARLEHAASLTARRSAAQPDREVAIVAFEPVGDALRAILTDALRANADIDAVAPWFSRTGPDGVEIVPFSTPSAEQIGLLVEHSGPLALDAAWWRRLEEAGVQGGAAAILLALVERGARVAAMPEVVAPPKLPVPLDAPGYQPPSQLSDAERAASRDSIERLHAERQAQAAEEQRDAANAELAEIRASRAYRLAAMLSRLRRRLSITTRRIDS from the coding sequence GTGCTGCTGATCTCCCGTGAATATCCCCCCTTCGTCGGCGGCGGCATCGGTACGTACACGGTGCGGATGGCCCGGGCCCTGGCCGGGCAGGGGCGCGAGCCGGTCGTCGTGACGGTGGGCGATTGCGACGAGCCCACGGTCGAGGACGACGCCGGCGTTCGCGTCGCGAGGCTGTCGTTCCTCGATTATGTCGAGGATCAACCGGATTGGGCGGGCCCGCGACGGAGCATCCTCGAGTCGCCCATGGGCCCGGCGTGCCACGCGGCGTTCTGGGCCTTTCACCGCGAGAGCGTTCTGGCGATGCAGCTTCGCCACTACCTGCCGTGGCTGCTCGAGACCTTCGATCCGCCGGCCATCGAGGCGCCCGACACCGGGGCGCTGCTGTGGTTCATCCTGAACGAGCGGCGGCTCGGTCGCGGGCCACTGGCGAATCGAACGAACGGGCCGCCCATCATCGTGCACCTGCACTCACCGACGGCGTGGATCGAAGAGTTGCAGGGCGGCCAACAGAGCGGGCGCGCCATGGCCGAACTGCGGTCGATGGAGCGCGACGTGCTGCGGTGGGCCGACGGCGTGGCGTGCCCGAGCCGGATGCTCGCGGATTGGACGCGGGCGTGGGAGCCGGGCGTCGGCACGATCGAGGTCACGCCGTATCCGCTCGGGGAGCCGGTCGACATCGATGGCCCCCTGCCCGCCGGCGGCGACGCACTCTTCGTCGGGCGGATGGAGCGGCGCAAGGGCTTCGACACGCTGGCCGAGGCGCTGGGTCGTCTTGGGGCCGACGCCCCGCCGCTGCGGATCGCCGGCCGCGATACGTTCGACTGGGTCGCCGACGAGATGTTCGGCGAGACGGCGATCCAGCGGCATTGCCAGGGGCTGGACGTGCGTGTGCTGGGCGAATTGCCGCCGGACGAACTCGCCGAGCAGCGAAGCGCGAGCGGCATCGCCGTCGTGCCCAGCCCGAACGACAACTTTCCCAATACCTGCATGGAGGCGATGGCGGCCGGGCAGGTCGTGGTCGCGGCCAACGCCGGCGGCATGGCGGAGATGATCGAGGATGGCGTGAGCGGGCTGCTGTTCGATGCAGGCGACGCGTCGGGCCTATCCGGGCAGCTTGAGCGAGCTGCGGACATGTCGGTCCGAGAGCGGGCGGTGATGGGCCATGCGGCTCGGCGACGGATCTCGGAGCTGTGCGGCGATGGGCACGTGATCCCGGCCCGCTTGGAGCACGCGGCCTCGTTGACGGCACGGAGGTCGGCCGCGCAGCCGGACCGAGAGGTCGCGATCGTTGCGTTCGAACCGGTCGGCGATGCGTTGCGGGCAATTCTGACCGACGCTTTGCGGGCGAATGCGGACATCGACGCCGTCGCGCCCTGGTTCTCGCGGACGGGTCCGGATGGCGTGGAGATCGTGCCGTTCTCGACGCCATCGGCCGAACAGATCGGGCTTCTGGTGGAGCACTCGGGGCCGTTGGCATTGGACGCCGCGTGGTGGCGGCGGCTCGAAGAAGCGGGCGTGCAGGGTGGCGCCGCGGCGATCCTGCTGGCGCTCGTCGAGCGGGGGGCCCGAGTCGCCGCGATGCCGGAAGTCGTCGCCCCACCGAAGTTGCCGGTACCACTCGATGCCCCAGGGTACCAGCCGCCCAGCCAGTTGAGCGACGCCGAGCGCGCGGCTTCTCGCGACAGCATCGAACGACTGCACGCCGAGCGGCAAGCGCAGGCCGCCGAAGAGCAGCGCGATGCAGCAAACGCCGAACTCGCCGAGATCCGTGCAAGCCGTGCGTACCGATTGGCGGCCATGCTCTCGCGTCTTCGCCGGCGCTTGAGCATCACCACCCGTAGAATCGACTCGTGA
- a CDS encoding ABC transporter ATP-binding protein, with protein MNSSERAQQDASTPADDWVVRCADLGKRFKIYGNPWHRVAEWCTLNRAMLHRDFWAVRGVSFELRKGECLGVVGRNGSGKSTLLKLVTGVSIPTEGTAALRGRVLSLIELGAGLNKDLTGRQNVHNMAQLLNFPPGFAREKMDEIESFADIGAFFDRPVRSYSSGMTVRVTFSMFAAFEPEVLIVDEALSVGDIFFVQKCTKRIHQLLDDGTTMLLVSHDAGAITNLCDRAILLENGRVAFQGEPGDAIARYHATLRKAGGKKLADKWSRDDAGDDERFPKREHAPDTTHGAALARRVLEHDVIGEGGVSDRRHGHGGLVILAASLTDEDDRPVAAYGIGQTLLVRVLVEASEFIETPRAGVFFTNKFGVQVFSQGTAQQRVSLPAMEPGERTVVTFRVTLDLTPGEYTLGLGASEASDDGNPNGAVFHDQIEGLGPIRVNHPPLEPLPFFGVARLPLSIEAAPAGRAARTPEQTTQAP; from the coding sequence GTGAACAGCTCCGAACGCGCCCAGCAAGACGCCAGCACCCCAGCGGACGACTGGGTGGTGCGGTGCGCCGATCTGGGCAAGCGCTTCAAGATCTACGGCAATCCTTGGCATCGCGTAGCCGAGTGGTGCACGCTCAACCGAGCAATGCTGCATCGCGATTTCTGGGCCGTTCGCGGCGTGTCGTTCGAGCTCCGCAAGGGCGAGTGCCTGGGCGTCGTGGGCCGCAACGGAAGCGGCAAGAGCACGCTGCTCAAGCTCGTGACGGGCGTATCCATCCCAACCGAGGGAACCGCGGCGCTCCGGGGCCGGGTGCTGAGCCTGATCGAGCTCGGCGCGGGCCTCAACAAGGACCTGACCGGCCGCCAGAACGTCCACAACATGGCGCAGCTGCTGAACTTCCCGCCGGGGTTCGCCCGCGAAAAGATGGACGAGATCGAGTCTTTTGCCGACATCGGGGCCTTCTTCGATCGTCCGGTCCGCAGCTACAGCAGCGGCATGACGGTGCGGGTGACCTTCAGCATGTTCGCGGCCTTCGAACCCGAGGTGCTGATCGTCGACGAGGCCCTCAGCGTTGGCGACATCTTTTTTGTTCAGAAGTGCACGAAGCGGATCCACCAGTTGCTGGACGACGGCACGACGATGCTTCTGGTCAGCCACGACGCCGGCGCCATCACGAACCTATGCGATCGAGCCATCCTGCTGGAGAACGGACGCGTGGCCTTCCAGGGAGAGCCGGGAGACGCGATCGCCCGGTACCACGCGACACTCCGCAAGGCGGGTGGCAAGAAGCTAGCTGACAAGTGGAGTCGAGACGACGCGGGCGACGACGAGCGATTCCCGAAGCGCGAGCACGCGCCCGATACGACCCACGGGGCAGCCCTGGCCCGCCGCGTACTCGAACATGACGTGATCGGCGAGGGTGGCGTTTCGGATCGCCGGCACGGCCACGGGGGGCTGGTGATCCTGGCGGCCAGCCTGACCGACGAGGACGATCGGCCCGTGGCGGCCTACGGCATCGGACAGACGCTTCTGGTCCGCGTGCTGGTCGAGGCGAGCGAGTTCATCGAGACGCCGCGTGCGGGCGTGTTCTTCACCAACAAGTTTGGCGTCCAGGTCTTCAGCCAGGGCACGGCCCAGCAGCGCGTTTCCCTGCCGGCCATGGAGCCGGGCGAACGAACGGTGGTGACCTTCCGCGTCACGCTCGACCTGACGCCCGGCGAATACACCCTGGGACTGGGTGCGAGCGAGGCGTCCGACGATGGCAATCCGAATGGCGCCGTGTTCCACGACCAGATCGAGGGACTCGGGCCGATCCGCGTCAATCATCCTCCGCTCGAACCACTGCCCTTCTTTGGCGTGGCGCGACTGCCGTTGAGCATCGAGGCCGCACCGGCTGGCCGCGCCGCCCGTACCCCCGAGCAGACGACCCAGGCTCCATGA
- a CDS encoding sulfotransferase, whose translation MTNPTPAETTAPIIVLGVPRSGTTLLRTMLDAHPNIACGPETPWLAEHQPATLLGLVRAMCEPEYGYCRSYGQPAEVVYRAARGFLDEVMLTYARGRGKTRWAEKTPNNALHLDALYELLPDARWVWITRDALDVAHSTSIVADHRKGIAPVYERTLKLTRRVSTANTPLAATLRWVNWNRRIEAFLGDRPFHHLTYERLVCTPEAELRSLCEFLGEPFDRSMLAYDTARHDLPSWEWGSTDVSQHGKVVTGRIGAGMEHLDEPVRDGLAAVASLWSPPGRPGPADTRMTMAPHGMTAELIGEQAAQLLSAASPRSGKEYARLGEAIVRVAAEGARARPEPMPAPLTPAALALAYAGIPVELTPANDEHRAKIQADAERWDAGGVLACRDPSASNAYPPEPTLGTGDPAGIRVPAPATRAVLASMEELRSEPFTSFMGRLNAFAKLHGLREFDSWSKIWEYPWLWLHAIEPLPLAGLRVIDMGSELSPMPWWLATMGARVTLVETTRGMEGRWAKLRDTLNVRVDWAFTDDETIPAPDGRAHLLTSLSVIEHQPEKRKAMDEIARVLCPGGVLAMSFDICEEGMGMRFPEWNGRALTMAEFERDLWRHPSFASSRPAGDIAWNTKDIGPYFEWHKSTAEHHTYVTGAAVMRRD comes from the coding sequence ATGACCAACCCCACCCCTGCCGAGACCACCGCCCCGATCATCGTCCTGGGCGTTCCGCGAAGCGGCACGACGCTGCTGCGCACGATGCTCGACGCACATCCGAACATTGCGTGCGGTCCTGAAACGCCTTGGCTGGCCGAGCACCAGCCCGCCACGCTCCTTGGCCTGGTCCGCGCGATGTGCGAGCCCGAGTACGGCTACTGCCGGAGCTACGGCCAGCCGGCCGAGGTGGTATACCGGGCGGCCCGGGGGTTTCTCGACGAGGTCATGCTGACGTACGCGCGTGGTCGGGGCAAGACGCGCTGGGCCGAGAAGACGCCCAACAACGCGTTGCATCTCGACGCGCTGTATGAGTTGCTGCCCGACGCACGGTGGGTCTGGATCACCAGGGACGCGCTGGACGTGGCGCACAGCACTTCAATCGTTGCCGATCACCGCAAGGGCATCGCACCGGTCTACGAACGAACGCTGAAGCTGACGCGAAGGGTGAGCACGGCTAACACGCCATTGGCGGCCACGCTCCGATGGGTGAACTGGAATCGACGCATCGAGGCGTTCCTCGGGGACAGGCCCTTCCATCACCTGACGTACGAGCGGCTGGTGTGCACGCCAGAGGCCGAGTTACGCAGCCTGTGCGAGTTCCTGGGTGAGCCGTTCGATCGGAGCATGCTGGCCTACGACACGGCTCGTCATGACTTGCCATCGTGGGAATGGGGCAGCACCGACGTAAGCCAGCACGGCAAGGTCGTCACCGGTCGCATCGGCGCCGGGATGGAACACCTTGACGAACCGGTTCGTGATGGGCTTGCGGCCGTCGCGTCGCTCTGGAGCCCGCCCGGCCGGCCCGGTCCGGCTGACACTCGGATGACGATGGCGCCGCATGGCATGACGGCCGAACTCATCGGAGAGCAGGCAGCGCAGTTGCTCTCGGCGGCCTCGCCCCGGAGCGGAAAGGAGTACGCGCGTCTCGGAGAAGCCATCGTGCGTGTCGCCGCCGAAGGGGCCCGAGCACGTCCCGAGCCCATGCCCGCGCCGCTCACGCCGGCGGCGTTGGCGCTGGCCTATGCGGGCATCCCGGTCGAGCTCACGCCCGCGAACGATGAACACCGTGCGAAGATCCAGGCCGACGCTGAGCGCTGGGATGCCGGCGGCGTCCTGGCGTGCCGCGATCCCTCGGCTTCCAACGCGTATCCGCCCGAGCCCACGCTCGGCACGGGTGACCCGGCCGGCATCCGCGTCCCGGCTCCGGCGACCCGGGCCGTGCTCGCGAGCATGGAGGAGCTTCGGAGCGAGCCTTTCACGTCGTTCATGGGTCGGCTGAACGCGTTCGCGAAGTTGCACGGCCTGCGAGAGTTCGACTCGTGGTCCAAGATCTGGGAGTATCCGTGGCTCTGGCTTCATGCGATCGAGCCGCTGCCACTGGCGGGACTGCGCGTCATCGACATGGGGAGCGAGCTGAGCCCGATGCCCTGGTGGCTGGCGACGATGGGCGCTCGGGTCACGCTCGTCGAGACCACACGCGGGATGGAGGGTCGGTGGGCGAAGCTGCGTGACACGCTCAACGTCCGGGTCGACTGGGCATTCACAGACGACGAGACGATCCCCGCGCCAGACGGCCGCGCGCACCTGCTGACGAGCCTCAGCGTCATCGAGCATCAGCCCGAGAAGAGGAAGGCGATGGACGAGATCGCCCGCGTGCTGTGCCCCGGCGGCGTACTGGCCATGAGCTTCGATATCTGCGAAGAAGGCATGGGCATGCGGTTCCCAGAGTGGAACGGCCGCGCGCTGACGATGGCCGAGTTCGAGCGGGACCTCTGGCGGCACCCATCGTTCGCGTCGAGCCGGCCGGCGGGCGACATCGCCTGGAACACGAAGGACATCGGCCCATACTTCGAGTGGCACAAGTCGACGGCCGAGCACCATACGTACGTGACGGGCGCGGCCGTCATGCGGCGGGACTAA
- the tilS gene encoding tRNA lysidine(34) synthetase TilS → MRDDPAAAERRIVRSWRMLTGGPDVRDGDRPTLLAVSGGADSSALALALGRRPGVLAIGHVVHDMRSKKDAEADREVVEELGERLGLPVRIERVRLGKGNAEASARQLRYEALAGLADDAGCRYVATAHQADDVLETLLANLVRGTGPRGLRGPAHRRAISAGVTLVRPMLRVTRAQAEAICRKAHWRWVEDETNVDPGGADAPLRAALRERVLPELEALRPGAALRAARGAEAVGEAVRVVEGVVGGAWASMAVEREDAVELEREAFGACPAAVREGLLRRVIRHFGDAGHDRLSASTARSLLVWIDAGQGSRVVAGVRFEIAGAVLRATRA, encoded by the coding sequence GTGCGAGACGACCCTGCCGCCGCCGAGCGCCGCATCGTCCGGTCGTGGCGGATGCTCACCGGCGGTCCCGACGTGCGCGACGGGGACCGACCGACGCTGCTGGCGGTCTCGGGGGGCGCCGATTCGTCGGCCCTGGCGCTGGCGCTCGGCCGCCGGCCGGGCGTGCTGGCGATCGGGCACGTCGTCCACGACATGCGCTCGAAGAAGGACGCGGAGGCCGACCGCGAGGTCGTCGAAGAACTCGGCGAGCGCCTGGGCCTGCCCGTGCGCATCGAGCGGGTGCGGCTCGGCAAGGGCAACGCCGAGGCGAGCGCGCGGCAGCTGCGGTACGAGGCACTCGCGGGGCTGGCCGACGACGCGGGGTGCCGATACGTCGCCACCGCACACCAGGCCGACGACGTGCTCGAGACACTGCTGGCGAACCTCGTACGCGGAACCGGGCCGCGCGGGCTTCGCGGGCCTGCGCATCGCCGGGCGATCTCGGCCGGCGTGACGCTGGTGCGGCCCATGCTGCGCGTGACGCGGGCCCAGGCGGAGGCGATCTGCCGCAAGGCGCACTGGCGATGGGTCGAGGACGAGACGAACGTGGACCCCGGCGGGGCCGACGCGCCCCTGCGGGCGGCGCTTCGCGAGCGGGTCTTGCCGGAGCTCGAAGCGCTGCGCCCGGGCGCGGCCCTTCGGGCGGCCCGCGGGGCCGAGGCCGTGGGCGAGGCGGTGCGCGTGGTCGAGGGCGTCGTCGGCGGCGCGTGGGCGAGCATGGCCGTGGAGCGTGAGGACGCGGTCGAGCTCGAGCGCGAGGCGTTCGGGGCCTGCCCCGCGGCCGTGCGCGAAGGGCTGCTGCGACGCGTGATCCGGCACTTCGGCGACGCGGGCCACGATCGGCTGTCTGCTTCGACGGCACGGTCGCTGCTGGTCTGGATCGACGCCGGGCAGGGCTCGCGCGTCGTCGCGGGCGTGCGGTTCGAGATCGCCGGTGCCGTGCTGCGGGCCACCCGCGCGTAG
- a CDS encoding efflux RND transporter periplasmic adaptor subunit — translation MSERPTFSPMWSRVRAMKPRLRSHTQITRQHYRGRRWHVVHDPASNQFYRLTPMAYEFVCLLDGKRTVEETWTLCLETHGDAAPTQVETVELISQLYNANLLKADDTPETEQLLTRARQRIKKKAIGQAMGIMYFRIRLFNPDSIFTAVEPIVRPLLNRWGFIAWCLLLLGAIAALTSEAGALFDSERFQGAIAPANWPWLIVVFIVSKIIHESGHGLVCKRFGGQVPELGIMMLVMFPAPFVDASSTWAFASKWQRVAVGAAGMIFELAAASIAAFVWLATLDTGGVVNQFAYNAMLTASISTILFNANPLMRFDGYYILSDLLEAPNLMQRAQNLIKFHFQKYMYRIRNAKPPTVQAGERPWLIAYGWAAMVYRVFLFFSITLFVMGQMFGLGLVLAIWTATVWFVMPLGKWTHWLATSPMIADKRSRVVLTSIAAVGLAGLLVGAVPMPDYRRASAVIESEQFTGVFAGSDGFVQEVLVSPGQWVEEGQVLAVAENPELVAQLERTMGAFRELEARFRSAMAQQVPVGDLMNERRGVLLERLAFLQERVDALTMRAPHAGYVADDPRRLAGQYVRQGAPVCAVVASDDVRVVASMDQRQADWLQTMSFEQDFTAEIRRRTQPGVAFDVTEFVRRSAGDRTLPHPALADIGGGQVQTDRRQSQSPQATRPRFIVEMEANFDADGATVPPMPGERVAVRFELPPRPLLGQWVDRLRQLVQGRIDI, via the coding sequence ATGAGTGAACGGCCGACCTTCAGCCCGATGTGGAGCCGCGTGCGCGCGATGAAGCCGCGCCTGCGGAGCCACACCCAGATCACCCGCCAGCACTACCGCGGCCGGCGCTGGCACGTGGTGCACGACCCGGCGAGCAACCAGTTCTATCGCCTCACGCCCATGGCCTACGAATTCGTGTGCCTGCTGGACGGCAAGCGAACCGTCGAGGAGACGTGGACGCTGTGCCTCGAGACGCACGGCGATGCGGCCCCGACGCAGGTCGAGACGGTCGAGCTCATCAGCCAGCTCTATAACGCGAACCTGCTCAAGGCCGACGACACGCCGGAGACCGAGCAGCTGCTCACGCGGGCCCGCCAGCGGATCAAGAAGAAGGCCATCGGCCAGGCGATGGGCATCATGTACTTCCGCATCCGGCTGTTCAACCCGGATTCGATCTTCACGGCGGTCGAGCCCATCGTGCGGCCGCTGCTGAATCGCTGGGGCTTCATCGCCTGGTGCCTGCTGCTGCTCGGCGCGATCGCCGCGCTCACGAGCGAGGCCGGGGCGCTCTTCGATTCGGAGCGCTTCCAGGGCGCCATCGCGCCCGCGAACTGGCCATGGCTGATCGTGGTCTTCATCGTCAGCAAGATCATCCACGAGAGCGGGCACGGGCTGGTGTGCAAGCGCTTCGGCGGGCAGGTGCCCGAGCTGGGCATCATGATGCTCGTGATGTTCCCGGCGCCCTTCGTCGACGCGTCGAGCACGTGGGCCTTTGCCAGCAAGTGGCAGCGGGTGGCCGTGGGCGCGGCGGGCATGATCTTCGAGCTCGCGGCGGCGTCGATCGCGGCCTTCGTCTGGCTGGCGACGCTCGACACGGGCGGCGTGGTCAACCAATTTGCCTACAACGCGATGCTGACGGCCAGCATCAGCACCATCCTGTTCAACGCCAACCCGCTGATGCGGTTCGACGGGTACTACATCCTCAGCGATCTCTTGGAAGCGCCCAACCTCATGCAGCGGGCGCAGAACCTCATCAAGTTCCACTTCCAGAAGTACATGTACCGCATTCGCAACGCCAAGCCCCCCACCGTGCAGGCGGGCGAGCGGCCCTGGCTGATCGCTTACGGCTGGGCGGCGATGGTGTACCGCGTGTTCCTGTTCTTCTCGATCACGCTCTTCGTGATGGGGCAGATGTTCGGGCTCGGGCTCGTGCTTGCCATCTGGACGGCGACGGTGTGGTTCGTCATGCCGCTGGGCAAGTGGACGCACTGGCTTGCGACGAGCCCGATGATCGCAGACAAGCGCTCGCGGGTCGTGCTCACGAGCATCGCGGCAGTCGGCTTGGCTGGTCTGCTGGTGGGCGCGGTGCCGATGCCCGACTACCGGCGCGCCAGCGCGGTCATCGAGAGCGAGCAGTTCACCGGCGTGTTCGCGGGCAGCGACGGGTTCGTCCAGGAGGTGCTCGTCTCGCCCGGCCAGTGGGTCGAAGAGGGGCAGGTCCTCGCCGTGGCCGAGAATCCCGAGCTGGTCGCCCAGCTCGAGCGGACGATGGGTGCGTTCCGAGAGCTCGAGGCCCGCTTCCGCTCGGCGATGGCCCAGCAGGTGCCCGTCGGCGACCTCATGAACGAGCGTCGCGGCGTGCTGCTCGAACGGCTCGCGTTTCTGCAGGAGCGCGTCGACGCCCTCACGATGCGGGCGCCGCACGCGGGCTACGTCGCCGACGATCCGCGGCGGCTGGCCGGTCAGTACGTGCGGCAGGGCGCGCCGGTGTGCGCGGTGGTCGCCAGCGACGACGTTCGGGTGGTCGCGTCGATGGACCAGCGTCAGGCCGACTGGCTGCAGACCATGAGCTTCGAGCAGGACTTCACGGCCGAGATCCGCCGGCGGACGCAGCCGGGCGTGGCCTTCGACGTGACCGAGTTCGTGCGTCGCAGCGCCGGCGATCGCACGCTGCCGCACCCGGCGCTGGCCGACATCGGCGGCGGCCAGGTGCAGACCGACCGCCGCCAGAGCCAGTCGCCCCAGGCAACGCGGCCCAGGTTCATCGTCGAGATGGAGGCCAACTTCGACGCCGACGGCGCGACGGTGCCGCCGATGCCCGGCGAGCGGGTGGCCGTACGCTTCGAGCTGCCGCCGCGACCGCTGCTCGGCCAGTGGGTCGACCGGCTGCGCCAGCTCGTCCAGGGACGGATCGACATCTGA
- a CDS encoding alkyl hydroperoxide reductase — MDRTTSSRGWAFWWLCAAGVYNILWGAAVVLFPGALFEFAGMEQPRYPQLWQCIGMIVGVYGVGYLVAARDHRRHWPIVLVGLLGKIFGPIGFAQALLSGDLPPAFGVTILTNDLFWWIPFALMLRDALKHHSERP, encoded by the coding sequence ATGGACCGAACCACTTCATCGCGCGGCTGGGCATTCTGGTGGCTGTGTGCCGCGGGCGTCTACAACATCCTCTGGGGCGCCGCCGTCGTCCTGTTCCCGGGCGCCCTCTTCGAGTTCGCCGGCATGGAGCAGCCGCGCTACCCCCAACTCTGGCAGTGCATCGGCATGATCGTGGGCGTCTACGGCGTGGGCTACCTGGTCGCCGCCCGCGACCACCGCCGGCACTGGCCCATCGTGCTCGTCGGCCTGCTCGGCAAGATCTTCGGGCCGATCGGATTCGCCCAGGCCCTCTTGAGCGGCGACCTGCCCCCGGCCTTCGGCGTCACCATCCTGACCAACGACCTCTTCTGGTGGATCCCCTTCGCCCTGATGCTCCGCGACGCGCTCAAGCACCACAGCGAGCGGCCATGA